In Mercenaria mercenaria strain notata chromosome 13, MADL_Memer_1, whole genome shotgun sequence, a single window of DNA contains:
- the LOC123529530 gene encoding putative acyl-CoA synthetase YngI yields the protein MEGTYVKSHVRIENCLKEIRTKNIKECLQRYAKTKSKIEALVFVSTDGERQSITWSNLYERSCATAGSMIRLGVKRNEIVAINLRTCPEWLYATFGAMIAGAIPVSVSFTYTDGSDLVAIMERMKCCSLLIMDPGFDNVNWNIAQGLLDEYNDNGDIKSAKLPYLRYLVGVGFENCSDPVKHFQDLLNGTDSDADFPDLESEDVATMLQTSGSTGVPKLVVHTHASLISVAGSELILIDPNYKVFNDRPFNWIGGFPFSVLTGQSRVTISGFCEAPTNRVSFMKDVIEKERCSLILALPPLMVELIRIQDELPSDWPVIGILTGGQPMTKALTKVIGKAAKFLCCLYGSSEALFLTQSLVTNSESFVEYGCGTPLPLQGVEMKIVDDYGQTVPVETRGEIYSRSPSMFKEYFHNQQKTEAVMTGDGWYKTDDIGRMTEKGEFFVEGRKSNIIISGGKNVSPEMLEHVMKTFSEVESVVMVPVPDEVFYQVVCACIVLKAGSDITEQQLRMQCQNLYTDKTGLFTVLPTFYMFLENIPETKTGKIDRKELERLACSKFR from the exons ATGGAGGGGACGTACGTGAAAAGTCATGTTAGGATTGAAAATTGCCTCAAGGAAATACGTACAAAGAATATTAAGGAATGTCTGCAGAGATATGCAAAGACGAAATCTAAAATTGAAGCATTAGTTTTCGTCTCAACTGATGGTGAAAGACAGAGCATTACGTGGTCAAATCTTTACGAAAGGTCATGTGCAACGGCTGGTTCAATGATACGGCTTGGtgtgaaaagaaatgaaattgttGCTATTAATCTACGAACATGTCCTGAATGGCTTTATGCAACGTTTGGTGCAATGATAGCAGGCGCTATCCCGGTAAGTGTTTCGTTTACTTATACAGATGGTAGCGACTTGGTAGCGATTATGGAAAGAATGAAATGCTGTTCTCTTCTCATTATGGATCCCGGATTCGATAACGTTAATTGGAACATTGCTCAGGGGTTACTGGATGAATATAATGACAATGGAGATATTAAAAGTGCAAAACTACCGTACTTGCGTTATCTGGTAGGTGTCGGCTTTGAAAATTGCTCTGATCCTGTCAAACACTTTCAAGATTTACTAAATGGTACGGATTCTGATGCTGATTTTCCCGATTTAGAGTCTGAAGATGTCGCAACTATGTTACAGACCTCGGGAAGCACGGGGGTACCAAAACTTGTTGTACATACGCATGCCTCACTCATCTCTGTGGCTGGTTCCGAATTAATATTAATTGATCCAAACTACAAAGTTTTCAACGACCGTCCGTTTAACTGGATTGGAGGATTtccattttcagttttgacagggCAAAGCAGGGTGACAATATCCGGATTCTGCGAAGCACCAACAAATAGAGTCTCTTTCATGAAAGATGTCATCGAAAAGGAACGATGTTCATTGATACTTGCGTTGCCTCCACTGATGGTTGAGCTTATACGAATCCAG GACGAGTTGCCATCTGATTGGCCAGTCATAGGAATACTTACTGGCGGACAACCAATGACAAAAGCCTTGACGAAAGTTATTGGAAAAGCCGCGAAATTTCTCTGCTGTTTATACGGTTCGTCGGAAGCTTTGTTTTTAACTCAGTCATTAGTAACAAATAGCGAAAGCTTTGTCGAATACGGATGTGGTACGCCATTACCGCTACAAGGGGTGGAAATGAAAATTGTTGATGACTACGGACAAACGGTTCCCGTTGAAACAAGAGGTGAAATATACAGTCGATCTCCGAGTATGTTCAAAGAATATTTCCACAACCAACAGAAAACTGAAGCTGTAATGACTGGAGATGGGTGGTACAAAACTGATGACATTGGACGCATGACCGAGAAAGGAGAGTTTTTTGTTGAAGGTCGAAAATCCAATATAATAATTTCTGGAGGAAAGAATGTTTCTCCTGAAATGTTAGAGCACGTAATGAAGACTTTTTCTGAAGTTGAGTCAGTTGTTATGGTACCGGTGCCGGACGAAGTTTTCTATCAGGTTGTATGCGCATGTATAGTTCTGAAAGCCGGAAGTGACATCACAGAGCAACAGCTTCGAATGCAATGTCAGAATCTCTATACAGATAAAACAGGTCTTTTTACAGTACTTCCGACGTTTTACATGTTTTTGGAAAACATTCCAGAAACAAAAACAGGAAAGATAGATAGAAAAGAATTAGAAAGGCTTGCATGCAGCAAATTTAGGTAA